Proteins encoded within one genomic window of Panicum virgatum strain AP13 chromosome 1N, P.virgatum_v5, whole genome shotgun sequence:
- the LOC120656339 gene encoding protein phosphatase inhibitor 2-like — MKAKEPKKTRCCVKWDEENLNGIESNKPEREKINEPKTPYHPMIDEDEGPVSPLQLSEESVDKSAHADAIKTALAEAVSSGKIFDRNSWESCDNEEAIKQGKAFEEQRKVHYDEYHKMKELLQKGTMTDDADEDESVPDNRKE; from the exons ATGAAAGCTAAAGAACCCAAGAAGACAAG GTGCTGTGTCAAATGGGATGAAGAGAACTTGAATGGCATTGAGTCAAACAAACCAGAAAGAGAGAAGATCAACGAGCCCAAGACGCCTTACCACCCAATGATCGATGAAGACGAAG GGCCTGTTTCACCATTACAACTAAGTGAAGAGTCCGTGGATAAATCTGCTCATGCTGATGCCATCAAGACTGCTTTAGCTGAAGCTGTTTCCAGTGGAAAGATTTTCGACAGAAATAGTTGGGAATCATGTGACAATGAAGAAGCCATAAAACAAGGCAAAG CTTTTGAGGAGCAGCGGAAGGTTCACTACGATGAATATCATAAGATGAAGGAGCTGCTTCAGAAGGGAACCATGACTGATGATGCAGATGAAGATGAGAGTGTACCAGACAACAGGAAGGAGTGA
- the LOC120656342 gene encoding transcription termination factor MTERF5, chloroplastic-like, giving the protein MACLEAPSPLDLRTATGQLRGRKLQPWRLSLPSSSSCKACTLVSRQLPICNAQSYADELWVAAPQSRASVRSRLLAAEREEAKAVLSLFLRQKGLRSTLAARIVNKSDGFIEHLVSKLQVAYRSRYAEGRELSTPEIRDALLPYLEALSIEHGDRLVEVVENFADPFSVEREALSSSMVLTPTSSNKQKAVARISTPTSGGALPELVVYLLDLGMDHEEIKNIVRKFPAFAYYNVDRKIKPLVELLLDLGVPRSSIPGIIRKRPQLCGISMSDNLKPMMAYLENIGVNRAQWSKVLTRFPAFLTYSRNKVETTVSFLTELGVSKKNIGKILTRCPHIMSYSVDDNLRPTAEYFRSIGADAASLIQKSPQAFGLNVEAKLKPITEFFLAREFSIEEIGIMVNRFGIIHTLSLEENLLPKYEFFLTMEYPRSELVKFPQYFGYSLEQRIKPRYAQMTASGVRLILNQMLSVSDARFEEILEKKRTRV; this is encoded by the exons ATGGCCTGCTTGGAAGCGCCCTCTCCCCTCGACCTCCGCACGGCCACGGGCCAACTCCGCGGCCGAAAGCTGCAGCCATGGCGGCTCAGCctgccgagctcctcctcgtgCAA GGCTTGTACTCTAGTGTCCCGACAGCTTCCAATTTGCAATGCGCAGTCAT ATGCTGATGAACTATGGGTAGCTGCTCCTCAGAGCCGTGCATCGGTTCGGTCAAGGTTACTTGCTGCAGAAAGAGAGGAGGCAAAAGCGGTATTGTCATTATTCTTGAGACAGAAAGGTTTGAGAAGTACACTAGCTGCACGGATCGTCAACAAATCAGATGGTTTTATTGAGCACCTGGTGTCAAAGCTCCAGGTTGCTTACAGATCTCGATATGCTGAAG GAAGAGAGCTGAGCACACCTGAGATCAGAGATGCTCTCCTTCCATATCTTGAAGCTCTTTCCATAGAACATGGTGATAGATTGGTTGAGGTGGTGGAGAATTTCGCTGATCCTTTTTCTGTGGAAAGGGAAGCCTTGTCTTCTTCAATGGTACTTACACCCACGAGCTCAAATAAACAGAAGGCAGTTGCTCGAATAAGCACACCAACCTCAGGGGGAGCCCTCCCTGAGCTAGTGGTCTACCTACTAGACCTTGGTATGGATCATGAGGAGATCAAGAATATTGTGCGCAAGTTCCCAGCATTTGCATATTACAATGTGGATCGCAAGATAAAACCCCTTGTGGAGCTATTGCTTGACCTTGGTGTGCCGAGGTCCAGCATACCAGGAATCATAAGGAAGAGGCCTCAACTCTGTGGGATCAGCATGTCAGACaatcttaaaccgatgatggcttatTTGGAAAACATCGGTGTCAACAGAGCTCAGTGGAGCAAGGTGCTTACCCGGTTCCCTGCATTTCTCACGTATAGCAGGAACAAGGTGGAGACAACTGTGAGCTTCCTTACTGAGCTAGGAGTTTCCAAGAAAAACATTGGCAAGATCCTGACACGATGCCCTCATATCATGAGCTACAGCGTGGACGACAATCTCAGGCCAACTGCTGAGTACTTCCGGTCTATTGGTGCAGATGCTGCATCTCTTATTCAGAAGAGTCCGCAGGCTTTTGGTCTGAATGTCGAGGCGAAGCTGAAGCCAATCACAGAATTCTTCCTGGCGAGGGAGTTTAGCATAGAGGAAATTGGCATTATGGTGAACAGATTTGGAATTATTCATACGTTAAGCTTAGAAGAAAACTTACTCCCGAAATATGAGTTCTTCCTGACGATGGAGTACCCGAGGAGTGAGCTCGTGAAATTTCCACAGTACTTTGGATACAGCTTGGAGCAACGGATAAAACCACGGTATGCTCAGATGACTGCTTCTGGGGTTAGGTTGATTTTGAACCAGATGCTGTCAGTTTCTGATGCCAGGTTTGAGGAAATTCTAGAAAAGAAGAGGACCAGAGTTTGA